One part of the Hirundo rustica isolate bHirRus1 chromosome 11, bHirRus1.pri.v3, whole genome shotgun sequence genome encodes these proteins:
- the GPATCH1 gene encoding G patch domain-containing protein 1 isoform X1 produces the protein MAAVESSDSEEEDLVSYGSPLQPLQEGERIKKPVPLQEQTVKDAKGRYQRFHGAFTGGFSAGYFNTVGTKEGWTPSAFVSSRQKRADRTILGPEDFMDEEDLSEFGIAPKDITTTDDFASKTKDRIKEKARQIAGVVAPIPGTTAFDDLIGPSKITIGVELLRKMGWKEGQGIGPRVKRKPCRQKPDPTVKIYGCALPPGLSEGSEDEEDEYQPENVTFAPKDVMPVDLTPKENVHGLGYKGLDPSQALFGVSAREHLNLFTGGSEETSNLFGGLGHSKGRKLGITGQAFGVGALEEEDDDIYATDTLSKYDTVLKDEEPGDGLYGWTAPKQYKSNKRPEREFKYIGKVLAGFSLASKSSAPIKIYPPPSLPRNYRPVHYFRPVIAAGNENCHLQRALEESTGKLESDPTHQSRHALNAAQRREQLGEAELKGPAPSILEYLSEKDRERLKEVKQASEQQMKTKIVSQQSPTSKFQSASPEDATHKWRMQLGGQLVNVGSSDFKPFAKNPEKQKRYEKFVKSLKQGEKGDALERFLDPNMTEWERGREQEEFFRAAIFYRSSNSTLSSRFTRAKYEDDVDQVEVPRDQENDLDDKETAVKMKMFGKLTRDNFEWHPDKLLCKRFNVRDPYPDSSIVGLPKVKRDKYSVFNFLTVTEPTTSVTQATNEKVQESPNKPKKSSRWDVSDKEKEKKDSISEFISLARSKADLQQQPPVPATEKCGTGTTETLPTVQVADEDKNQEEESGRPPMDLFKAIFVSSSDEKSSSSEEESDEEQQPTTSERESETIKQVDLPDGSSSNLQESVTATTDSGISSLPASKQELDATEEFGPKLPPAFSSGTTWQQQTVVPATFPGPTRKEKHRKIRERHKTKKERKRKKEKKKKHKKQKNKGKHKNKKSEKDSSSDTTDSSESLSDMDATGLSPKELLRRLKQLQY, from the exons ATGGCGGCGGTGGAGAGCAGCGACAGCGAGGAGGAGGACTTGGTGAGCTATGGAAGcccgctgcagcccctgcaggagG GTGAACGAATTAAAAAGCCAGTTCCTCTTCAAGAGCAGACTGTTAAGGATGCAAAGGGACGATACCAGCGTTTCCATGGTGCATTTACTGGTGGCTTTTCTGCTGGTTACTTTAACACCGTTGGTACAAAGGAAG GATGGACACCTTCAGCTTTTGTATCATCACGGCAGAAAAGAGCAGATAGAACCATTCTTGGACCAGAAGACTTCATGGATGAAGAG GATCTTAGTGAATTTGGGATAGCACCAAAAGATATTACAACTACAGATGATTTTGCATCTAAAACTAAGGACAGAATAAAGGAGAAAGCTAGACAGATTGCAGGAGTAGTTGCTCCCATTCCAGGAACCACTGCATTTGATGATTTAATAGGACCATCCAA gATAACAATTGGGGTTGAACTGTTACGAAAAATGGGTTGGAAAGAAGGACAAGGAATTGGACCACGAGTCAAAAGAAAGCCATGCAGACAGAAACCTG ATCCTACAGTGAAAATATATGGCTGTGCATTACCGCCAGGACTGTCTGAGGGTTCTGAG GATGAAGAGGATGAATACCAGCCAGAGAATGTGACATTTGCACCAAAAGATGTAATGCCTGTAGACTTGACTCCGAAAGAGAATGTCCATGGACTTGGCTACAAGGGTTTGGACCCCTCACAAGCTTTGTTTGGTGTGTCTGCAAGAGAACACCTGAATCTTTTCACAGGTGGTTCTGAAGAAACAAGCAATTTATTTGGTGGTCTGGGACAcagtaaaggaagaaaactaGGTATTACAGGGCAG GCTTTTGGTGTAGGAGCTTTAGAGGAAGAAGATGATGATATTTATGCAACTGACACACTGTCAAAATACGATACAGTTCTAAAGGATGAGGAGCCTGGAGATGGCTTGTATGGCTGGACAGCACCAAAACAGTATAAATCAAACAAAA GGCCTGAAAGAGAATTTAAATATATAGGCAAAGTCCTGGCTGGTTTTTCCTTGGCATCAAAATCATCAGCTCCAATCAAG ATTTATCCCCCACCTAGCCTGCCACGAAATTACAGACCAGTCCATTACTTTCGACCTGTGATAGCAGCTGGGAATGAAAACTGCCATTTACAGAGGGCTTTGGAGGAGTCGACTGGGAAACTTGAGAGTGATCCAACACACCAAAGCAGGCATGCTTTGAATGCAGCTCAGAGGAGGGAACAGCTAGGAGAGGCTGAGCTGAAAG gtCCGGCTCCTTCTATTTTGGAATATCTGTCTGAGAAAGATAGAGAAAGACTCAAAGAAGTGAAACAAGCATCTGaacagcaaatgaaaacaaaaatagtgTCTCAGCAGTCACCTACTAGCAAATTCCAGTCAGCCTCCCCAGAAGATGCTACTCACAAATGGCGAATGCAGCTGGGGGGTCAGTTAGTAAATGTTGGTTCTAGTGACTTCAAACCATTTgcaaaaaatccagaaaaacaaaagagataCGAAAAATTTGTGAAAAGTCttaaacaaggagaaaaag GAGATGCACTGGAGCGCTTTTTAGACCCGAATATGACAGAATGGGAGCGAGGAAGAGAACAGGAGGAGTTCTTCCGGGCAGCCATCTTCTACAGATCCTCAAATTCAACCCTCTCATCCAGATTTACCCGGGCCAAGTATGAAGATGATGTTGACCAAGTTGAAGTTCCTCGAGACCAAGAG AATGATCTTGATGATAAGGAAACAGCTGTGAAGATGAAGATGTTTGGCAAACTCACAAGAGACAATTTTGAATGGCATCCTGATAAGCTGCTGTGTAAAAGATTTAATGTTCGTGATCCATATCCTGA TTCTTCTATAGTGGGTTTACCAAAAGTGAAACGAGACAAGTactctgtttttaatttcttgactGTGACTGAGCCCACCACATCTGTAACTCAAGCAACAAATGAAAAGGTCCAAGAGAGTCCCAACA AACCAAAGAAATCTTCAAGGTGGGATGTGTCAGataaagagaaggagaagaaagattCTATCAGTGAATTCATTAGTCTTGCTAGATCAAAAGCTGAtcttcagcagcagccaccagtgccagcaacagaaaaatgtgGAACTGGGACGACTGAAACTCTTCCCACTGTG CAGGTAGCTGATGAAGATAAGAATCAGGAGGAAGAAAGTGGACGACCACCCATGGACTTATTTAAGGCCATCTTTGTGAGCTCCTCAGATGAAAAATCATCTTCTTCTGAAGAAGAGAGTGATGAAGAACAGCAACCAACTACTTCAGAAAGAGAGTCAGAAACCATCAAGCAAGTTGACTTACCAGACGGTTCTTCCTCTAATTTACAAG agAGTGTGACTGCTACAACTGATTCTGGCATTTCTTCGTTGCCTGCGTCAAAGCAGGAACTGGATGCAACAGAGGAATTTGGACCAAAGTTGCCACCAGCTTTTTCTTCTG GCACTACTTGGCAACAGCAAACAGTGGTTCCAGCAACTTTTCCTGGGCCTactaggaaagaaaaacataggAAAATCAGAGAGAGGCACAAGACTAAGAAAGAACGCAAAcgcaaaaaggaaaag aaaaagaagcataagaagcagaaaaacaaaggaaaacacaagaataaaaaatcagaaaaagacaGCAGCTCAGACACTACAGATAGCAGTGAGAGCCTTAGTGATATGGATGCCACAGGCTTGTCACCTAAAGAACTTCTAAGAAG ATTAAAACAACTTCAGTATTGA
- the GPATCH1 gene encoding G patch domain-containing protein 1 isoform X2, whose protein sequence is MAAVESSDSEEEDLVSYGSPLQPLQEGERIKKPVPLQEQTVKDAKGRYQRFHGAFTGGFSAGYFNTVGTKEGWTPSAFVSSRQKRADRTILGPEDFMDEEDLSEFGIAPKDITTTDDFASKTKDRIKEKARQIAGVVAPIPGTTAFDDLIGPSKITIGVELLRKMGWKEGQGIGPRVKRKPCRQKPDPTVKIYGCALPPGLSEGSEDEEDEYQPENVTFAPKDVMPVDLTPKENVHGLGYKGLDPSQALFGVSAREHLNLFTGGSEETSNLFGGLGHSKGRKLGITGQAFGVGALEEEDDDIYATDTLSKYDTVLKDEEPGDGLYGWTAPKQYKSNKRPEREFKYIGKVLAGFSLASKSSAPIKIYPPPSLPRNYRPVHYFRPVIAAGNENCHLQRALEESTGKLESDPTHQSRHALNAAQRREQLGEAELKGPAPSILEYLSEKDRERLKEVKQASEQQMKTKIVSQQSPTSKFQSASPEDATHKWRMQLGGQLVNVGSSDFKPFAKNPEKQKRYEKFVKSLKQGEKGDALERFLDPNMTEWERGREQEEFFRAAIFYRSSNSTLSSRFTRAKYEDDVDQVEVPRDQENDLDDKETAVKMKMFGKLTRDNFEWHPDKLLCKRFNVRDPYPDSSIVGLPKVKRDKYSVFNFLTVTEPTTSVTQATNEKVQESPNKPKKSSRWDVSDKEKEKKDSISEFISLARSKADLQQQPPVPATEKCGTGTTETLPTVVADEDKNQEEESGRPPMDLFKAIFVSSSDEKSSSSEEESDEEQQPTTSERESETIKQVDLPDGSSSNLQESVTATTDSGISSLPASKQELDATEEFGPKLPPAFSSGTTWQQQTVVPATFPGPTRKEKHRKIRERHKTKKERKRKKEKKKKHKKQKNKGKHKNKKSEKDSSSDTTDSSESLSDMDATGLSPKELLRRLKQLQY, encoded by the exons ATGGCGGCGGTGGAGAGCAGCGACAGCGAGGAGGAGGACTTGGTGAGCTATGGAAGcccgctgcagcccctgcaggagG GTGAACGAATTAAAAAGCCAGTTCCTCTTCAAGAGCAGACTGTTAAGGATGCAAAGGGACGATACCAGCGTTTCCATGGTGCATTTACTGGTGGCTTTTCTGCTGGTTACTTTAACACCGTTGGTACAAAGGAAG GATGGACACCTTCAGCTTTTGTATCATCACGGCAGAAAAGAGCAGATAGAACCATTCTTGGACCAGAAGACTTCATGGATGAAGAG GATCTTAGTGAATTTGGGATAGCACCAAAAGATATTACAACTACAGATGATTTTGCATCTAAAACTAAGGACAGAATAAAGGAGAAAGCTAGACAGATTGCAGGAGTAGTTGCTCCCATTCCAGGAACCACTGCATTTGATGATTTAATAGGACCATCCAA gATAACAATTGGGGTTGAACTGTTACGAAAAATGGGTTGGAAAGAAGGACAAGGAATTGGACCACGAGTCAAAAGAAAGCCATGCAGACAGAAACCTG ATCCTACAGTGAAAATATATGGCTGTGCATTACCGCCAGGACTGTCTGAGGGTTCTGAG GATGAAGAGGATGAATACCAGCCAGAGAATGTGACATTTGCACCAAAAGATGTAATGCCTGTAGACTTGACTCCGAAAGAGAATGTCCATGGACTTGGCTACAAGGGTTTGGACCCCTCACAAGCTTTGTTTGGTGTGTCTGCAAGAGAACACCTGAATCTTTTCACAGGTGGTTCTGAAGAAACAAGCAATTTATTTGGTGGTCTGGGACAcagtaaaggaagaaaactaGGTATTACAGGGCAG GCTTTTGGTGTAGGAGCTTTAGAGGAAGAAGATGATGATATTTATGCAACTGACACACTGTCAAAATACGATACAGTTCTAAAGGATGAGGAGCCTGGAGATGGCTTGTATGGCTGGACAGCACCAAAACAGTATAAATCAAACAAAA GGCCTGAAAGAGAATTTAAATATATAGGCAAAGTCCTGGCTGGTTTTTCCTTGGCATCAAAATCATCAGCTCCAATCAAG ATTTATCCCCCACCTAGCCTGCCACGAAATTACAGACCAGTCCATTACTTTCGACCTGTGATAGCAGCTGGGAATGAAAACTGCCATTTACAGAGGGCTTTGGAGGAGTCGACTGGGAAACTTGAGAGTGATCCAACACACCAAAGCAGGCATGCTTTGAATGCAGCTCAGAGGAGGGAACAGCTAGGAGAGGCTGAGCTGAAAG gtCCGGCTCCTTCTATTTTGGAATATCTGTCTGAGAAAGATAGAGAAAGACTCAAAGAAGTGAAACAAGCATCTGaacagcaaatgaaaacaaaaatagtgTCTCAGCAGTCACCTACTAGCAAATTCCAGTCAGCCTCCCCAGAAGATGCTACTCACAAATGGCGAATGCAGCTGGGGGGTCAGTTAGTAAATGTTGGTTCTAGTGACTTCAAACCATTTgcaaaaaatccagaaaaacaaaagagataCGAAAAATTTGTGAAAAGTCttaaacaaggagaaaaag GAGATGCACTGGAGCGCTTTTTAGACCCGAATATGACAGAATGGGAGCGAGGAAGAGAACAGGAGGAGTTCTTCCGGGCAGCCATCTTCTACAGATCCTCAAATTCAACCCTCTCATCCAGATTTACCCGGGCCAAGTATGAAGATGATGTTGACCAAGTTGAAGTTCCTCGAGACCAAGAG AATGATCTTGATGATAAGGAAACAGCTGTGAAGATGAAGATGTTTGGCAAACTCACAAGAGACAATTTTGAATGGCATCCTGATAAGCTGCTGTGTAAAAGATTTAATGTTCGTGATCCATATCCTGA TTCTTCTATAGTGGGTTTACCAAAAGTGAAACGAGACAAGTactctgtttttaatttcttgactGTGACTGAGCCCACCACATCTGTAACTCAAGCAACAAATGAAAAGGTCCAAGAGAGTCCCAACA AACCAAAGAAATCTTCAAGGTGGGATGTGTCAGataaagagaaggagaagaaagattCTATCAGTGAATTCATTAGTCTTGCTAGATCAAAAGCTGAtcttcagcagcagccaccagtgccagcaacagaaaaatgtgGAACTGGGACGACTGAAACTCTTCCCACTGTG GTAGCTGATGAAGATAAGAATCAGGAGGAAGAAAGTGGACGACCACCCATGGACTTATTTAAGGCCATCTTTGTGAGCTCCTCAGATGAAAAATCATCTTCTTCTGAAGAAGAGAGTGATGAAGAACAGCAACCAACTACTTCAGAAAGAGAGTCAGAAACCATCAAGCAAGTTGACTTACCAGACGGTTCTTCCTCTAATTTACAAG agAGTGTGACTGCTACAACTGATTCTGGCATTTCTTCGTTGCCTGCGTCAAAGCAGGAACTGGATGCAACAGAGGAATTTGGACCAAAGTTGCCACCAGCTTTTTCTTCTG GCACTACTTGGCAACAGCAAACAGTGGTTCCAGCAACTTTTCCTGGGCCTactaggaaagaaaaacataggAAAATCAGAGAGAGGCACAAGACTAAGAAAGAACGCAAAcgcaaaaaggaaaag aaaaagaagcataagaagcagaaaaacaaaggaaaacacaagaataaaaaatcagaaaaagacaGCAGCTCAGACACTACAGATAGCAGTGAGAGCCTTAGTGATATGGATGCCACAGGCTTGTCACCTAAAGAACTTCTAAGAAG ATTAAAACAACTTCAGTATTGA